The following are encoded together in the Acidobacteriota bacterium genome:
- a CDS encoding DUF4131 domain-containing protein yields MRDSAAPARLGLTAPLLPVVALIVLGILLARAVCLPGWPAVAMAAAALLVPALIAVHWGFQRSALLALGCVFVLAGAVLELREQDRFRQSAAETNAWRDNSAAGKYERLEGMTLDLPRPTPARDALEGVVMVDRIWRHGREVEAALPVLLRVYVPHDWPGQWRRGDRIQCLARLTLPRGFRNEGTRPAGLYYWNRNIRLLGSCKSPGLFSIVNPASEGWRDLIARRLDTLIHAESGDFVRAEVLGALLLGSNISTPELRSAYIDAGIYHLLVISGTHFTLIALFVGGLLALLPLPAPMRHVLLLVVLSLYLVLVQYHVSVVRAFIIAMIYILGRLLNRPAAFLNAIALAALILLAWQPWFLFDAGFQLTFSAVCAIALVGRPLTQAAAGPLQYAAGTLFSPRIDLDPSQPHRAGRRWRYRMEWLHFRYVRWWAPAVFGRWVGRGLRAAAWTVSGLCASLAVLMVSLPVLAALHFPLPLSGTVLTLVATTLVWPIMILLLLAVPLAALGGTAAGMLIQAAGWLAGILNMLVDACRWPPLWMIPPGGLLAACYLTVLLLCFAIKQPRHHSAFIISVLMLVTLVGIPLPGPDGLHFSVLDVGEGDSLLLRTPEGDNVMVDTGGTPSIGPPNRARDGTGDLSRRVLIPTLLEKGIRRLDALVITHFDTDHAGSAIGLLRAFPVNALFVSDAEWRRQPPFADELAAQARLNRLVIRPLAAGDTLRFHSLTLRVLHPGRGKPDSRANANSLVLEGQWRDHRILLTGDIEAATEQYLAEAGRLNRCAIMKSPHHGSQTSSTPALLRSVDPSLVLISSGSPWRFNHPSPRVIARLESRGIPNLTTHRHGEILVRFHRPGFQLSFPGPDVTAFLH; encoded by the coding sequence ATGCGTGATTCGGCTGCACCAGCCCGTCTGGGATTAACGGCGCCGCTGTTGCCGGTCGTGGCGCTGATCGTTCTCGGCATCCTGCTCGCCCGCGCAGTGTGCCTGCCGGGTTGGCCGGCAGTGGCCATGGCCGCAGCCGCCTTGTTGGTCCCGGCCCTCATCGCCGTGCATTGGGGATTCCAGCGGTCCGCCCTACTGGCTCTGGGATGCGTGTTTGTGCTGGCGGGAGCGGTCCTTGAGCTTCGCGAGCAGGACCGGTTTCGCCAATCCGCTGCCGAAACCAATGCTTGGCGAGACAACTCAGCAGCCGGCAAATACGAACGGCTTGAAGGCATGACCCTGGATCTGCCCCGCCCGACACCCGCACGCGACGCCCTGGAGGGCGTGGTCATGGTGGATCGGATCTGGCGACATGGCCGTGAAGTCGAGGCGGCGCTGCCCGTTCTACTGCGGGTGTACGTGCCCCACGACTGGCCGGGTCAATGGCGGCGGGGCGACCGTATTCAGTGTCTGGCCCGGCTGACCCTCCCCCGCGGTTTCCGGAACGAAGGCACGCGACCGGCCGGCCTGTACTACTGGAACCGCAACATCCGGTTGCTGGGAAGCTGCAAATCACCCGGCCTGTTTTCGATCGTAAACCCGGCTTCCGAAGGCTGGCGTGACCTCATCGCCCGGCGCCTGGACACCCTGATTCACGCGGAATCCGGCGACTTTGTCCGCGCCGAAGTGTTGGGCGCCCTGCTCCTCGGTTCGAATATCAGCACGCCCGAACTGCGCAGCGCATACATCGACGCCGGCATTTATCACCTGCTGGTGATCAGCGGCACCCACTTCACACTCATCGCGCTGTTTGTTGGAGGATTGCTCGCGCTGCTGCCGCTGCCGGCGCCGATGCGGCACGTTCTGCTCCTGGTGGTCCTGTCACTGTATCTCGTCCTGGTGCAATACCATGTCTCGGTGGTCCGGGCGTTTATCATCGCGATGATTTACATCCTCGGACGCCTGCTGAACCGCCCGGCGGCATTCTTGAACGCCATCGCCCTTGCCGCCCTGATCCTGCTGGCCTGGCAGCCGTGGTTCCTGTTCGATGCTGGATTTCAGCTCACTTTTTCAGCCGTGTGCGCCATCGCCCTGGTGGGTCGACCGTTGACACAGGCCGCCGCAGGACCGCTCCAGTACGCCGCCGGGACTCTGTTCTCCCCGCGCATCGATCTTGATCCGTCCCAACCTCACCGTGCCGGGCGCCGGTGGCGCTATCGGATGGAGTGGTTGCATTTCCGGTATGTCCGCTGGTGGGCTCCGGCGGTTTTCGGCCGCTGGGTCGGGCGCGGACTGCGCGCGGCAGCTTGGACGGTCAGCGGTTTGTGCGCTTCGTTGGCGGTGCTGATGGTGAGCCTCCCGGTTTTGGCCGCCCTGCACTTCCCCCTGCCTTTGAGCGGCACGGTCCTGACGCTGGTCGCCACCACACTGGTGTGGCCCATCATGATCCTGTTGCTGTTGGCTGTGCCTCTCGCCGCCCTCGGGGGCACGGCCGCCGGGATGCTCATTCAGGCGGCCGGTTGGCTGGCGGGCATTCTCAATATGCTGGTGGATGCCTGCCGCTGGCCGCCCCTCTGGATGATCCCACCCGGCGGGTTGCTGGCGGCGTGCTATCTGACTGTGTTGTTGCTATGTTTCGCGATCAAACAGCCTCGGCACCATTCGGCGTTCATCATCTCCGTTCTCATGCTGGTGACGCTGGTCGGCATTCCCCTGCCCGGGCCGGATGGGTTGCACTTCAGCGTACTCGATGTCGGAGAGGGTGACAGCCTGTTGCTGCGGACACCCGAAGGTGACAACGTGATGGTGGACACCGGCGGCACGCCGTCCATCGGGCCGCCCAACCGAGCGCGGGACGGCACCGGCGATCTGTCGCGTCGCGTGCTCATCCCCACGCTCCTTGAAAAAGGGATCCGCCGGCTGGACGCACTGGTGATCACCCATTTCGACACGGACCATGCCGGCTCGGCGATCGGTCTGTTGCGCGCGTTTCCTGTCAACGCCCTGTTTGTCTCCGATGCCGAGTGGCGCAGGCAACCGCCGTTCGCTGATGAGTTGGCGGCGCAGGCGCGGTTGAATCGACTGGTCATCCGCCCACTAGCCGCAGGTGACACACTGCGATTCCACTCACTGACCCTCCGCGTGCTGCACCCCGGACGCGGGAAACCGGACTCGCGGGCCAATGCCAACTCGCTGGTGCTGGAGGGGCAGTGGCGCGATCACCGGATCCTGCTCACCGGAGACATCGAAGCCGCCACCGAGCAGTATCTTGCCGAAGCAGGCCGCCTGAACCGTTGTGCGATCATGAAGAGCCCTCACCACGGCAGCCAGACGTCGAGCACGCCTGCTCTGCTTCGGTCCGTCGATCCCTCGCTGGTCCTGATCTCCAGCGGCTCCCCCTGGCGCTTCAACCATCCATCCCCGCGCGTCATCGCCCGGCTGGAGAGTCGCGGCATCCCGAACCTGACCACACACCGGCATGGCGAAATTCTGGTGCGATTTCACCGCCCCGGGTTCCAACTGTCCTTCCCCGGGCCGGATGTCACCGCGTTTTTGCACTGA
- a CDS encoding Ni/Fe hydrogenase subunit alpha, with protein MSRSANVTVNVHHITRVEGHGNIRINVKDGRLEECKLEIVESPRFFEAMLKGRPYCEAHHISCRICGICSVGHTCASIQASEAALRVTPTEQTTRLRKICLHGETLQSHVLHAYYLAAPDFFGVGSVLPLAVSHLPVVQRALRLKKLANDLCAAVAGRHVHPVSMAVGGFTNVPDLNRLKEAQQRLIAAREDLRETVELFKSVRDKIPAFDRPTEYISLTRDDEYAFLNGDILSSDAGRVPVGEYLKMTNEFIVSHSSAKHTKAKRDSFMVGALARFNNNHARLRPEAKQAAAALGLRAPCHNSYMITVAQVVECVHCLEDAIELIDTVLRRGVRREPIAVTPRAGRGIGATEVPRGVLYHDYTFNAQGLIEKANCVIPTGQNLANIELDMRTLVPQVLDKSPEAITQLSEMLVRAYDPCISCSAHFLNVEFVE; from the coding sequence ATGAGCCGCAGCGCCAACGTCACCGTCAACGTCCACCACATCACCCGCGTGGAGGGCCACGGCAATATCCGGATCAACGTCAAGGACGGCCGCCTGGAGGAGTGCAAGCTCGAGATCGTCGAATCGCCGCGCTTCTTCGAGGCCATGCTTAAGGGACGGCCCTACTGTGAGGCGCACCACATCAGCTGCCGGATCTGCGGCATCTGCTCGGTAGGCCACACCTGCGCCTCGATCCAGGCCAGCGAGGCCGCCCTCCGGGTGACGCCCACCGAGCAGACCACACGGCTGCGGAAGATCTGCCTTCACGGCGAAACCCTGCAGTCCCATGTTCTCCACGCCTACTACTTGGCCGCCCCCGACTTCTTCGGCGTGGGCAGCGTGTTGCCCCTGGCGGTCTCTCACCTGCCGGTGGTGCAGCGGGCGCTCCGGCTCAAGAAGCTCGCCAACGACCTGTGCGCGGCGGTTGCCGGACGCCACGTCCACCCAGTGTCCATGGCGGTGGGCGGATTCACGAACGTGCCGGATCTCAACAGATTGAAAGAAGCGCAACAGCGCCTCATCGCCGCCCGTGAGGATTTACGGGAAACGGTGGAACTCTTCAAGTCCGTCCGGGACAAAATTCCTGCGTTCGACCGCCCCACGGAGTACATCTCCCTGACCCGGGACGACGAATACGCATTTCTCAACGGCGACATCCTCTCATCGGATGCCGGCCGGGTGCCGGTGGGCGAATATCTGAAGATGACCAACGAATTCATCGTGTCCCACTCGTCCGCCAAGCACACAAAAGCCAAACGCGACAGCTTCATGGTGGGCGCGCTGGCGCGGTTCAACAACAACCACGCCCGGTTGCGGCCTGAGGCAAAGCAGGCGGCAGCCGCCCTGGGCCTCCGGGCCCCCTGCCACAACTCTTACATGATCACGGTGGCTCAGGTCGTGGAGTGCGTGCACTGCCTCGAGGACGCGATCGAGCTCATCGACACAGTGCTGCGGCGGGGCGTTCGCCGCGAGCCCATCGCGGTGACGCCGCGGGCCGGCCGGGGCATCGGCGCCACCGAAGTGCCCCGGGGAGTGCTGTACCATGACTACACGTTCAACGCCCAGGGACTGATCGAAAAGGCCAACTGCGTGATCCCGACGGGTCAAAACCTGGCCAACATCGAACTGGATATGCGGACGCTGGTGCCGCAGGTTTTGGACAAAAGCCCCGAGGCGATCACTCAGCTCTCCGAGATGCTGGTACGCGCCTATGATCCGTGCATCTCCTGTTCCGCGCATTTCCTGAATGTGGAATTCGTGGAATGA
- a CDS encoding Ni/Fe hydrogenase subunit beta, which yields MPHRLIAKNDFTDFLKKMARDFHLVGPVEKEPGQFTFVPLDDYSLLRMDYVHTILPPKKYFFPQRETLLRFDLSAGQPTVVPVVARQPLALVGVHPCDLHGIQRLDMVFQDENPDPNYLEKRNAALIIGVNCMPDDQCFCASMGTIRPPDNGFDLFLTDIGEGYAVEIGSPKGQTALDAYARTVPIMDTAVKAASEWYDKKTSSQKIAVRTDVGHLPLLFGGEYHDRIWEELGRRCLSCGACNLVCPTCYCFDVQDHVDIANLRRGERERVWDGCQLEDFALVGSGENFRKHRSDRNRHRFYRKFLYPVIRYKKTFCVACGRCVRNCLVHISVVDTVNHFAEMSPQGGAR from the coding sequence ATGCCACATCGGTTGATCGCGAAGAACGACTTCACCGATTTTCTGAAAAAGATGGCCCGGGATTTTCACCTGGTCGGGCCCGTCGAGAAGGAGCCGGGTCAGTTCACCTTCGTCCCGCTGGACGATTATTCCCTGCTGCGGATGGACTATGTCCACACCATCCTGCCGCCCAAGAAGTACTTTTTCCCTCAGCGCGAGACGCTCCTGCGGTTTGACCTGTCAGCAGGTCAGCCGACGGTGGTTCCGGTGGTGGCAAGGCAGCCGCTGGCACTGGTCGGTGTCCACCCGTGCGATCTCCACGGCATCCAGCGTTTGGACATGGTGTTTCAGGATGAAAATCCGGATCCGAATTACCTGGAAAAACGCAACGCTGCTCTGATCATCGGCGTCAACTGCATGCCGGACGACCAGTGCTTCTGCGCCAGCATGGGTACCATCCGTCCGCCCGACAACGGTTTTGACCTGTTTCTCACGGATATCGGCGAAGGGTATGCCGTGGAGATCGGGTCGCCCAAGGGGCAGACCGCCCTTGATGCCTACGCCCGCACCGTGCCGATCATGGACACCGCGGTGAAGGCAGCCAGCGAGTGGTACGACAAGAAAACCTCCAGCCAGAAGATCGCCGTCCGGACCGACGTGGGGCACCTCCCGCTGCTGTTCGGCGGCGAATACCATGATCGGATCTGGGAAGAACTGGGCCGGCGCTGTCTGTCCTGCGGCGCCTGCAACCTCGTTTGCCCCACCTGCTACTGCTTCGACGTGCAGGACCACGTTGACATCGCCAACCTCAGGCGGGGCGAGCGGGAACGGGTGTGGGACGGCTGCCAGCTCGAGGATTTTGCCCTGGTGGGCAGCGGTGAAAACTTCCGCAAACACCGCAGCGACCGAAACCGCCACCGCTTCTATCGCAAGTTTCTCTACCCCGTGATCCGCTACAAGAAGACGTTCTGCGTCGCCTGTGGACGGTGCGTCCGCAACTGCCTTGTGCACATCAGCGTCGTGGACACCGTCAACCATTTTGCGGAAATGAGCCCCCAAGGAGGAGCGCGATGA
- a CDS encoding HD domain-containing protein, with protein sequence MQGIRKTGKKRGRIVNLLVLSMLIVGTIPLIISGYNLISYNAGILDTDQKLLHLQICKSVASEVALFLRSSANIITPVEKSVEIGYDSSNPSAVFYDSKTRDLITALFQSHNRIINIRVLYLNNRGVQAGYRIDEASPINSELMDTIQRCLSSDYFHISRPQYSEDFNQVLFVIGKTVLINNKIQGVITMVFSMADVMDTVRRAHQSSNTAYILDSHGNIILHPEIRIIRARINVADSPIFQELRKLRSHAISTFPFTDRSSGHPEDMLGTVYMIPDSVVGWGVAVQTPAEVANVVIQNMRRQTVYWILLSIILALLMSFLFSQQISIPIQILTQKTLSITDGNFSERVDIRSNNELGILAENFNLMTEEIEDYIKRLKQAAEENRQLFLGAIRTLAAAIDAKDPYTRGHSERVTRYSEIIATELGLPTEEVENIQIAALLHDVGKIGISDSILQKPGILTEAEYAVMKQHPELGGNIMSQIQQLKHIIPGMRYHHESLDGSGYPRGLKGDEIPLAARIIGVADAFDAMTTERPYQKPLATEEALEIINRKAGQKFDRRVVDALAAAVSRGLIDLPNPEDVKKPRYVTSN encoded by the coding sequence ATGCAAGGCATCCGGAAGACGGGTAAAAAGCGCGGCCGCATAGTTAATCTGTTGGTCCTGTCCATGCTCATCGTCGGGACCATCCCCCTGATCATCAGTGGCTACAACCTTATCTCGTACAACGCCGGCATTCTGGACACCGACCAGAAACTTCTGCACCTGCAGATTTGCAAATCGGTGGCCAGCGAGGTCGCCCTCTTTTTAAGATCATCCGCCAACATCATCACACCGGTGGAGAAAAGCGTCGAGATCGGCTACGACTCCAGCAATCCCAGTGCTGTGTTTTACGACAGCAAGACCCGCGATCTGATCACGGCGCTGTTCCAGTCCCACAACCGGATCATCAACATCCGGGTGTTGTATCTGAACAACCGGGGCGTGCAGGCCGGATATCGGATCGACGAAGCATCGCCCATCAACAGCGAGCTGATGGACACCATCCAGCGATGCCTTTCGTCGGACTACTTTCACATCTCCCGACCGCAATATTCCGAGGATTTTAATCAGGTATTGTTCGTCATCGGCAAGACCGTGCTGATCAACAACAAGATCCAGGGCGTGATCACCATGGTCTTCAGCATGGCCGATGTGATGGACACCGTCCGGCGAGCCCACCAGTCCAGCAACACCGCGTACATCCTGGATAGCCACGGCAATATCATTCTCCATCCGGAAATCCGGATCATCCGCGCCCGGATCAACGTCGCCGACAGTCCCATCTTCCAAGAACTGCGCAAATTGCGCTCCCATGCCATCTCTACATTTCCGTTCACGGACCGCTCGTCCGGGCACCCCGAGGATATGCTGGGCACCGTGTACATGATTCCCGACTCGGTTGTCGGGTGGGGAGTCGCGGTTCAAACGCCGGCCGAGGTGGCCAACGTCGTCATCCAGAACATGCGCCGGCAAACGGTGTACTGGATTCTGTTGTCGATCATTCTGGCGCTGCTGATGAGCTTCTTGTTTTCGCAGCAGATCAGCATCCCCATCCAGATTCTGACGCAGAAGACGCTTTCCATCACCGACGGTAACTTCAGCGAGCGGGTGGACATCCGATCCAATAATGAATTGGGCATCCTTGCTGAAAACTTCAATCTCATGACCGAGGAGATCGAGGACTACATCAAGCGCCTCAAGCAGGCGGCCGAGGAGAACCGGCAGCTGTTCCTGGGTGCGATCCGGACTCTGGCTGCGGCGATCGACGCCAAGGACCCTTACACCCGCGGACATTCGGAACGGGTCACCCGCTATTCGGAAATCATTGCGACCGAACTCGGGTTACCGACCGAAGAAGTGGAAAACATCCAGATCGCCGCCCTGCTCCACGATGTGGGCAAGATCGGCATCTCGGACTCCATTCTCCAGAAACCGGGCATCCTCACTGAAGCTGAATATGCGGTCATGAAACAGCACCCCGAGTTGGGCGGTAACATCATGAGCCAGATCCAGCAGCTCAAACACATTATCCCGGGCATGCGCTATCATCATGAATCGCTCGATGGATCCGGCTATCCGCGCGGCCTCAAGGGCGACGAGATCCCGCTGGCTGCCCGCATCATCGGCGTCGCCGACGCGTTCGATGCCATGACCACCGAGCGGCCGTACCAGAAACCATTGGCCACCGAGGAAGCCCTGGAGATCATCAATCGAAAAGCCGGTCAGAAGTTTGACCGGCGAGTGGTCGACGCGCTGGCGGCCGCGGTTTCCAGGGGTCTGATCGACCTGCCCAATCCGGAAGACGTGAAAAAGCCGCGATACGTCACGAGCAATTGA
- a CDS encoding NADH:ubiquinone oxidoreductase codes for MAKPRVAFFDFSCCEGCQLTVSNCEDELLDLVSHIDIVNFREIMTERSDDYDIAFIEGSCTRKEEVARLQKIRDNARIVVALGACATIGGINCLKNVHNLEEVRQTVYGDQSRYFPTWEFRPIDQVVKVDHHLHGCPIDRGEFLRIVKALLTGQTPTLPNYPVCMECKLKENVCLYTQGKTCLGPITRAGCGAICPEFGDSCVACRGMVDQPNIPYMIEVLHEHGLTYEEARQTTRMFLGYKTFQEKIQDADIPSLTESLPEGKS; via the coding sequence ATGGCCAAGCCGCGAGTCGCTTTTTTTGATTTCAGCTGCTGTGAGGGGTGCCAACTGACTGTCTCCAACTGCGAAGACGAGCTGCTGGATCTCGTGTCGCACATCGACATCGTCAACTTCCGCGAGATCATGACCGAGCGCTCGGACGACTACGATATCGCCTTCATCGAAGGGTCATGCACCCGCAAGGAGGAAGTGGCCCGCCTGCAGAAGATCCGTGATAACGCCCGGATCGTGGTGGCCCTCGGCGCCTGCGCCACCATCGGCGGCATCAACTGTCTGAAGAATGTTCACAACCTGGAAGAAGTCCGCCAAACAGTTTATGGAGACCAGTCCCGCTATTTCCCAACTTGGGAATTCCGCCCCATTGACCAGGTCGTCAAGGTGGATCACCACCTGCACGGCTGCCCCATCGACCGGGGAGAATTTCTCCGGATCGTCAAGGCCCTTCTGACCGGCCAGACCCCGACGCTGCCCAACTACCCCGTCTGCATGGAGTGCAAGCTGAAGGAAAACGTCTGCCTCTACACCCAGGGGAAAACCTGTCTCGGCCCCATCACCCGTGCCGGCTGTGGCGCCATCTGCCCCGAATTCGGCGACAGCTGTGTGGCCTGCCGCGGCATGGTGGACCAACCGAACATTCCCTACATGATCGAGGTGTTGCACGAACACGGCCTGACTTATGAAGAAGCCCGTCAGACGACGAGGATGTTCCTGGGTTACAAGACGTTCCAGGAGAAGATCCAGGACGCGGACATCCCGTCCCTGACCGAATCCTTGCCTGAGGGGAAATCATGA
- a CDS encoding type III pantothenate kinase has product MLLVLDVGDTNATCGIFRDPDKPDHVWRLAAQPSRSADEYGLVIRQYLSFCQSDRTALRAVAIASGVPAVTDAWTRPIRLYLDHEPTVVAVANQSLRAIRYPPSGDLGIDRIVTPGAARRRFVSPPTVINIGTATAVDTVAAGDVLLGGTPSPGDGAFTDRLTRQTARWLHDDLSHPDRASGFSTQAGRRSGWLLGYLPLLKGFTQRVCAELDPDAQTVATGGVLTVFRTDLDWLAAVADKLTLGGIYYANRKSHE; this is encoded by the coding sequence ATGCTGCTGGTACTTGACGTTGGCGACACCAACGCGACGTGTGGGATTTTTCGCGACCCCGACAAGCCAGACCACGTGTGGCGGCTGGCCGCACAGCCGAGCCGATCTGCCGACGAATACGGCCTGGTGATCCGCCAATATTTGTCCTTTTGCCAGAGCGACAGAACGGCACTCCGGGCCGTTGCCATCGCCTCGGGCGTACCCGCTGTGACCGACGCATGGACTCGGCCCATCAGACTGTATTTGGATCATGAGCCAACTGTTGTCGCTGTCGCCAATCAATCCCTGCGCGCCATCAGGTATCCGCCGTCCGGCGATCTGGGCATCGATCGCATCGTCACCCCCGGCGCCGCCCGCCGGCGTTTTGTCTCACCGCCCACGGTCATCAATATCGGCACGGCTACGGCCGTTGACACAGTTGCCGCAGGCGACGTGCTTCTCGGCGGCACCCCTTCACCGGGCGACGGCGCGTTCACCGATCGCCTCACCAGACAGACGGCACGCTGGCTGCACGACGACTTGTCCCACCCCGACCGAGCCAGCGGATTCAGCACACAGGCCGGCCGGCGCTCCGGCTGGCTCCTTGGGTATCTGCCTTTGCTGAAGGGATTCACACAGCGCGTCTGCGCAGAATTGGATCCCGACGCCCAGACCGTAGCCACGGGTGGCGTTCTGACTGTTTTCCGCACCGATCTGGATTGGCTGGCCGCCGTCGCCGACAAGTTGACACTAGGCGGCATTTACTACGCAAACAGAAAATCACATGAATGA
- a CDS encoding oxidoreductase yields the protein MSQSPYLPQWATIKRIHQETELEKLFELELPGKASLGHTPGQFVEVGIYGVGEAPISVSSSPNRKESFDLVVRKVGNFTNLLHQHTVGDRVTIRGPYGNGFNLDAFRDRDVLFVAGGIGLVPLRSLIHAVLEDRPAFGRVIIMFGAKTPADLLFKDELAEWTNRRNIDFYITVDRAPQAGWSGHVGVITTLFPKIDFDPKRTAAAVCGPPVMYKYVLLELLARGVPQQKIFLSLERRMKCGLGKCGHCQINNVYICQKGPVFCYQEVTQLEEAI from the coding sequence ATGAGCCAGTCGCCCTATCTGCCGCAATGGGCCACTATCAAGCGGATCCATCAGGAGACCGAGCTGGAGAAACTGTTTGAACTGGAACTGCCGGGCAAGGCGTCTCTGGGACACACGCCGGGCCAGTTCGTCGAAGTCGGCATCTACGGCGTGGGTGAAGCGCCCATCTCCGTCAGCTCGTCTCCCAATCGCAAGGAGAGCTTCGACCTGGTGGTTCGAAAGGTGGGCAACTTCACCAACCTACTGCACCAGCACACAGTCGGCGATAGGGTGACCATCCGCGGCCCTTACGGCAACGGCTTCAACCTGGACGCGTTTCGGGACCGCGACGTCCTGTTTGTGGCCGGCGGCATCGGTCTCGTGCCGCTCCGCTCGCTCATCCACGCCGTCCTGGAAGACCGCCCGGCCTTCGGGCGGGTCATCATCATGTTCGGCGCCAAGACCCCGGCCGACCTGCTGTTCAAGGACGAGCTGGCCGAGTGGACCAACCGCCGGAACATTGACTTCTACATCACGGTGGACCGCGCGCCGCAGGCCGGCTGGAGCGGGCATGTCGGAGTCATCACCACCCTCTTCCCCAAAATAGATTTCGACCCGAAACGAACCGCGGCGGCGGTTTGCGGCCCCCCGGTCATGTACAAGTACGTGCTCCTGGAGCTGCTGGCCCGGGGCGTCCCCCAGCAAAAGATTTTCCTGTCGCTCGAGCGACGGATGAAATGCGGGCTGGGCAAGTGCGGCCATTGCCAGATCAACAACGTGTACATCTGCCAGAAGGGTCCCGTCTTCTGCTATCAGGAAGTCACCCAACTCGAGGAGGCAATCTGA
- a CDS encoding helix-hairpin-helix domain-containing protein, producing MTVNRRWIVGLMLAVLIALPPVILAEGSGNDTSKGPADTVRKININTATAAELEELPGIGPKTAQRIVEWRKENGKFQRVEDLMAVKGIGEKKMAQLKPLVTVQ from the coding sequence ATGACCGTGAATCGCAGATGGATCGTCGGATTGATGCTGGCTGTGCTGATCGCGCTCCCGCCCGTGATCCTGGCGGAAGGGAGCGGGAACGACACTTCTAAGGGACCTGCGGACACCGTCCGCAAAATCAACATCAACACCGCCACCGCTGCCGAGCTCGAGGAACTTCCGGGCATCGGACCCAAAACCGCCCAACGGATCGTCGAATGGCGGAAGGAAAACGGCAAGTTCCAGAGGGTCGAGGACTTGATGGCGGTCAAGGGAATCGGGGAGAAGAAGATGGCCCAGCTCAAACCGCTGGTCACCGTACAGTAA
- a CDS encoding class I SAM-dependent RNA methyltransferase codes for MGLARRANGQAVFVPFSAPGEDVRVRVRTEHRSYAEADLIDVLNPSPDRRTPPCPYFGRCGGCQLMHLTYPCQTHWKARIAEEIWPSGPPVESGSQHGQEFGYRHRVRFQVAPNLNGVGFAQHNTNNIVIIRDCLICATPIRQIIPHIQDELLPVLRTAGIRPNFITIIIVNNAPLVRVHTRQPVRPFDQQQVQHAAPYLVVFGPQAEVMPTGDLDFGGLQLTVGPDVFFQAYPAAAAEVGRHPVTHLNPDARLLELYSGVGLFSLLFAQRVRAVHAVEGDPAAGRLFPLNQRRYAADNLTFSNQSVEHWLAENVVDSVFDALFLDPPRTGLSPAVRHRIGQSRLNPILYLSCEIATQRRDVQPCLTSGRQLTALVVYDFFPNTFHIECLARIERHA; via the coding sequence TTGGGACTGGCCCGGCGGGCCAACGGTCAGGCGGTGTTCGTGCCGTTCAGCGCCCCCGGAGAGGATGTCCGGGTTCGTGTGCGCACCGAGCACAGATCCTACGCCGAAGCCGATCTGATCGATGTGCTCAACCCATCGCCCGATCGGCGGACGCCGCCTTGTCCGTACTTCGGCCGGTGCGGCGGCTGCCAGTTGATGCATCTGACCTACCCTTGTCAAACCCACTGGAAGGCGCGCATCGCCGAAGAGATCTGGCCCTCGGGCCCGCCGGTTGAAAGCGGCAGCCAACACGGCCAGGAGTTCGGCTACCGGCACCGGGTCCGTTTCCAGGTGGCGCCCAACCTGAATGGCGTCGGGTTCGCCCAACATAATACTAATAATATAGTAATAATTCGCGATTGCCTGATCTGCGCGACGCCAATCCGCCAGATTATCCCTCACATTCAGGACGAATTGCTGCCGGTGCTGCGTACCGCCGGTATCCGTCCAAATTTTATTACTATTATTATAGTAAACAATGCTCCCCTTGTCCGGGTGCATACACGTCAGCCGGTCCGTCCATTCGACCAACAGCAGGTGCAACACGCGGCGCCGTACCTGGTCGTCTTTGGCCCCCAGGCGGAAGTTATGCCAACCGGAGATCTGGATTTCGGCGGACTTCAGCTGACAGTCGGTCCGGACGTTTTTTTTCAGGCGTATCCGGCCGCAGCAGCAGAAGTGGGACGGCACCCCGTCACGCACCTGAACCCCGATGCGCGCCTGCTGGAACTCTACAGCGGAGTCGGCTTGTTCAGCCTTCTGTTCGCGCAGCGGGTGCGCGCAGTCCACGCCGTCGAAGGCGATCCGGCGGCGGGTCGGTTGTTTCCCTTGAATCAACGGCGCTATGCGGCGGACAACCTGACGTTCAGTAACCAGTCCGTCGAACATTGGCTGGCCGAGAACGTTGTGGATTCGGTCTTTGACGCTCTGTTCCTGGATCCGCCGCGGACTGGGCTCAGCCCCGCCGTCCGTCACCGGATCGGACAGTCGCGATTGAATCCCATCCTGTATCTGTCCTGTGAGATCGCCACCCAACGCCGGGACGTGCAGCCCTGCCTGACTTCCGGCCGGCAGTTGACCGCATTGGTCGTTTACGATTTTTTCCCCAATACGTTTCATATCGAATGCCTGGCCCGGATCGAACGCCATGCGTGA